One genomic window of Solanum dulcamara chromosome 12, daSolDulc1.2, whole genome shotgun sequence includes the following:
- the LOC129876576 gene encoding nicotine N-demethylase CYP82E3-like: MDCHFSSHLQAIFGILVFLFFLIFLRRRNTVTSKKLAPKVPGAWPIIGHLRLLNGTDKNVPFARTLGAFADKYGPIFTLRMGMYPYLIISNWEAANDCLTTHDKDFAARPTSMAGQSIGYKYARFPYSNFGPYYNKVRKLALTQILSSTKLEKLRHIRVVELEDSIKDLYSLTQVNKNEVNMTRWFHQLTLNIIVKTICGKRYNNIEEDEEAKRFRKAFKGIMYVVGQIVLNDVVPFPLFKYFDFQGHIKLMKNIYKDLDSILQGWLEDHMKKKDVNNEDQDAIDALLRATHVNEFKCYGYSQATVIKSTVLSLILDGSDTTAVHLIWIMSLLLNNPRAMKQAQEEIDTKVGKSRWVEESDIKNLVYLHAIVKETLRLYPPVPLLLPHEAVQDCKVAGYDIPKGTRLYINAWKIHRDPNIWSEPEKFMPERFLTSKRSVNAHGQYFEFIPFGSGRRSCPGINFATLVTHLTFARLLQGFDFSKSSNTPIDMTEGVGITLPKVNRVEVLVTPRLSSKFYVF; encoded by the exons ATGGATTGTCATTTTTCTTCCCATTTACAAGCTATTTTTGGCATTTTAGTCTTTCTATTCTTTCTCATATTCTTACGGAGAAGAAACACAGTTACTTCCAAAAAATTAGCCCCTAAAGTCCCCGGAGCATGGCCTATCATTGGCCATCTCCGTCTACTCAATGGTACAGATAAAAATGTCCCATTTGCTAGGACTTTAGGGGCATTTGCCGATAAATACGGACCTATTTTCACATTGAGAATGGGGATGTACCCCTACTTGATAATCAGCAATTGGGAAGCAGCTAACGATTGTCTTACTACTCATGATAAAGATTTCGCTGCCCGTCCAACATCGATGGCTGGCCAAAGCATTGGTTATAAGTACGCGAGATTTCCTTATTCTAATTTTGGTCCTTATTATAATAAAGTGCGCAAGCTAGCCTTAACACAAATACTCTCAAGTACTAAACTCGAAAAACTGAGGCATATACGTGTCGTTGAATTGGAAGATAGCATCAAAGACTTGTATTCTTTGACACAAGTAAATAAGAATGAAGTGAACATGACTCGATGGTTTCATCAATTGACTTTAAACATAATTGTTAAGACCATATGTGGGAAAAGATACAACAACATAGAGGAGGATGAGGAAGCAAAGCGTTTTAGAAAGGCTTTTAAAGGGATCATGTATGTTGTAGGACAAATTGTTTTGAATGATGTAGTGCCATTTCCATTgttcaaatattttgatttcCAAGGGCATATAAAATTGATGAAGAATATATATAAGGACTTGGATTCTATTCTTCAAGGTTGGTTAGAGGATCATATGAAGAAAAAGGATGTGAACAACGAAGATCAAGATGCCATAGATGCCTTGCTTAGGGCCACACATGTTAATGAATTCAAATGCTATGGTTATTCTCAGGCCACCGTCATCAAGTCAACTGTCTTG agTTTGATCTTGGATGGCTCAGACACAACAGCTGTTCATTTGATATGGATAATGTCCTTATTGCTAAACAATCCGCGTGCTATGAAACAAGCCCAAGAAGAGATAGATACAAAAGTAGGTAAATCGCGATGGGTTGAAGAAAGTGACATAAAAAATTTAGTGTATCTTCACGCTATCGTTAAAGAAACGTTACGCTTATATCCACCTGTTCCTTTACTCTTACCACATGAAGCAGTGCAAGATTGTAAAGTGGCTGGTTACGACATCCCAAAGGGTACTCGTTTGTATATCAATGCGTGGAAAATACATCGAGATCCTAACATTTGGTCAGAACCTGAAAAATTCATGCCCGAGAGATTTTTGACAAGCAAAAGAAGTGTAAATGCTCatggtcaatattttgaatttattccatTTGGTTCTGGTAGACGATCTTGTCCCGGGATAAATTTTGCAACCTTAGTAACACATTTGACTTTTGCTCGCTTGCTTCAAGGTTTTGATTTTAGTAAATCATCGAATACGCCAATAGACATGACAGAAGGCGTAGGCATTACCCTGCCTAAGGTAAATCGAGTGGAAGTTCTAGTTACGCCTCGTTTGTCTTCtaagttttatgtattttga